The following coding sequences lie in one Rutidosis leptorrhynchoides isolate AG116_Rl617_1_P2 chromosome 6, CSIRO_AGI_Rlap_v1, whole genome shotgun sequence genomic window:
- the LOC139852450 gene encoding F-box/FBD/LRR-repeat protein At1g13570-like, with the protein MDMISKLPPGIIETILCLLPIQEAARTSILSKEWRYQWIKIPKLVFDEDTFKVSTNGVELSGWEPTFEAPNQRKEMTKRCRCFYAIFQVLLMHEGPIHEFTLSIGADDSCIEIDQIIFHLSRKNTVKKLTLEFLWRYKLPKSLFSLQQLTDLSLICCDLYHQPTFNGFSRLTSLCLEGVMTCKETLLHLLSNCPLLDTLLLQDIRDITVDETDDSTIINLFECLPVIRNLSLFSEVIKSFAQGGVPQKLPTALIHLKYLCIENISFIHIQGLPILGLLIRSSPNLEKLKIGIKEDSLNLEYSLYDKAEICYSLDVDNYLDIWLENLNELEIINMTNRDNDMDVVKLILGKSPMLKKVKVYEATKDEEL; encoded by the exons ATGGATATGATCAGTAAGCTTCCTCCAGGCATAATAGAAACCATATTATGTTTATTACCGATTCAAGAGGCTGCAAGGACAAGTATCCTCTCTAAGGAATGGCGGTATCAATGGATTAAAATTCCCAAACTTGTATTTGATGAGGATACTTTTAAAGTATCAACTAACGGGGTTGAGCTTTCCGGTTGGGAGCCAACCTTTGAAGCACCAAATCAAAGAAAAGAAATGACAAAGAGGTGTAGATGTTTCTACGCTATATTCCAAGTTCTGCTAATGCACGAGGGTCCAATACACGAGTTCACTCTTTCGATTGGCGCGGATGACTCTTGCATCGAGATTGACCAAATAATATTTCATTTGTCGCGGAAAAATACCGTCAAGAAGTTAACACTTGAATTTTTGTGGCGTTATAAGTTACCCAAATCTCTATTCTCATTGCAGCAGTTAACGGACCTATCTCTCATTTGTTGTGATCTTTACCATCAACCAACATTTAATGGATTTAGTAGACTTACAAGTTTGTGTTTAGAAGGTGTTATGACCTGTAAAGAAACACTTCTGCATCTCCTATCCAATTGTCCATTACTTGATACATTG TTGTTGCAGGATATTAGGGATATAACTGTCGATGAAACCGACGATTCCACCATTATTAACCTATTCGAGTGTTTACCTGTTATTCGAAACCTTTCTCTTTTTTCCGAGGTCATTAAG TCTTTTGCACAAGGAGGAGTTCCACAAAAGCTTCCAACCGCACTAATCCACCTCAAATACTTATGCATAGAAAATATATCCTTCATTCACATACAAGGATTACCAATTCTTGGTCTTTTGATCAGAAGCTCCCCAAACCTCGAAAAACTAAAGATAGGG ATTAAAGAGGATTCATTGAATTTAGAGTATTCGTTATACGATAAAGCTGAGATATGTTATTCCTTAGATGTTGATAATTATTTGGATATATGGTTGGAGAATCTGAATGAATTAGAGATCATAAATATGACTAACAGAGACAATGATATGGATGTTGTTAAGCTTATTTTGGGCAAGTCTCCTATGCTGAAAAAGGTGAAGGTATATGAGGCTACTAAGGATGAAGAGTTGTAG